From Halorientalis litorea:
GACCGAGAGTACGTCGTCGCGTTCGGCCTCGGTGTAGTCCACACCGTGGGCGTCCAGTGCGTGGGTGAGTGCGTCGCGGTTCATCTCGTAGAACGGCTGGTAGGCGTCGACGTGGTTGGCGACCATCGTGTACATGAGCGAGTGAGCGCGCCACAGGTTCGAGACGGGTTCGGGGTCGGTCACGAAGTCGGTGAGCGCGTCGCCCGCGGCTTCGACGTCGACGACGGTGCTGTAGGAGTCGAACGTGACGGTGGTCACGCGCTCGGGGTCGAAGGGCATAGTCGGGTGGACGGGAGGGAGTCACAAGAAGGTGCGCGGCGGTGGTTGGCGGGTCGATGGCGGGCGAGAACAGTAACTTTATCAGCGGCAGGCGGCGAAGAGACGGTACGATTACTCCCGAGATGACAAGCGAACACCGACAACCGGAGGTGAACATCGGCCTCGTCGGCCACGTCGACCACGGCAAGACGACGCTGGTTCAGGCACTCTCAGGCGAATGGACGGACCAGCACTCAGAGGAGATGAAACGCGGTATCTCCATCAGACTGGGGTACGCCGACGCGACGTTCCGGGAGTGCCCGGACGAGGACGAACCCGACCGGTACACGGTCGAGGAGGAGTGCGACGACGGGACGCCGAGCGAGCCGCTGCGGACCGTCTCGTTCGTCGACGCCCCCGGTCACGAGACGCTGATGGCAACGATGCTCTCCGGCGCGTCCATCATGGACGGGGCGGTCCTGGTCATCTCGGCCAGCGAACCCGTCCCGCAGGCCCAGACCGAGGAACACCTGATGGCACTGGACATCATCGGCATCGACAACATCGTCATCGCACAGAACAAGATAGACCTCGTCGACCGCGACCGAGCGGCCGAGAACTACGAGGAGATACAGGAGTTCGTCTCGGGGACGGTCGCCGAGGGCGCGCCCGTCGTTCCGGTCAGCGCCCAGCAGGGCGTCAACATGGACCTGTTGATGCAGGCCATCGAGGAGGAGATTCCCACGCCCGAACGAGACCCCGACGCCGACGCACGGATGTTCGTCGCACGGAGTTTCGACATCAACCGGCCGGGCACGACGTGGGACTCGCTCTCGGGCGGCGTGCTGGGCGGCAGTCTGGTGCAGGGCTCGCTCGACGAGGGCGACGACATCGAACTCCGGCCCGGGCGCGAAGTCGAAGAGGGCGGCCAGACGGAGTGGCGGCCGGTCGAGACGACCGTCCGCTCGCTTCAGGCCGGTGGCGAGGACGTGGCGTCGGCCACGCCGGGCGGGTTGCTCGGCGTCGGGACGGGGTTGGACCCGTCGCTGACGAAGGGCGACGCGCTGGCCGGACAGGTTGCCGGACCCTCCGGGTCCCTCCCGCCGGTCCACGAGGAGTTCACGATGGACGTGGACCTGCTGGAACGCATCGTCGGCGACGTCGAGGAGGAAGTCGAGGAGATTTCGACGGGCGAACCGCTGATGCTCACTGTCGGGACGGCCACAACGGTCGGGTCGGTCACGAGTGCCCGCGGCGGCGAGTGTGAGGTCGCGCTGAAGCGGCCCATCTGTGCCGAGGAGGGTGCCGCAATCGCCATCAACCGCCGGGTCGGCGCGCGCTGGCGACTCATCGGTGTCGGGACGCTCAGGGGATGAGAGTCGCCATGGACACGAGCGCGCTGATGCTGCCGGTCGAAGCCGACGTGCGCGTGTTCGAGGAACTCGACCGACTGCTGGGCACGTACGAGACAGTCGTCCCCGAAGCCGTCGTCGCGGAGTTGGAGAAACTCGCCGAGGGCAACGGTGCGGAGGGGACGGCCGCGAGCGTCGGTCGCGACCTCGCCGAGCGATGTCGGACTGTCGACCACGAGGAATCGTACGCCGACGACGCGTTGCTCGAACTCGCCCGCGAGGACGAGGCCGACTGTGTCGTCACGAACGACCGCCCCCTGCGTGACCGCCTGCTCGACTCGGGCGTTCCAGTAATTGGTTTAAGGGGCCGGAACAAACTCGCTGTTACTCAACCATAACATGTACAAACGGGTCACACTGCGCGATACGGTAGAGGTGCCCCCGGAGCACCTTGCGGACGTGAATCCGGACCTTGTCAAGCAGTTGCTGCAGGACAAGTTGGAAGGACTCATGGACGAGGACGTGGGGAGCGTCGTCTCGGTCATCGAAGTACACGACATCGGCGACGGTGCCGTCCTCCCGAACAGACCGGGAGTCTACTACGAAGCCGAGTTCGACGCGCTGACCTTCGACCCACAGATGCAGGAGGTCGTCGACGGCGAAATCGTCGAAGTCGTCAACTTCGGTGCCTTCGTGGGAATCGGTCCGGTCGACGGGCTTCTCCACGTCAGCCAGATTTCCGACGAGTACCTCGCCTACGACGGCGAGAACAACATGCTCGCCTCCCGGGACTCGGACCAGACCATCGGGGAGGGCGACGCCGTCCGGGCACGCATCGTCACCAAGAGCATCGACGAGCGCAACCCGCGGGACAGCAAAATCGGCCTGACGGCCAAACAGGTCGGCCTCGGCAAGCACGGCTGGCTCGACGAGGAGCGCAAAGAGCGCGAGGCGACGGCGGGTGAGTAGCGATGGCCGATAGACTCGTCTGTCGCGAGTGCCACCGCGTGCAGGACGCCGAACAGGAGGAAGCCTGTGTCGCCTGCGGGTCGACGTCGCTGACCGAGGACTGGGCCGGCTACGTCATCATCACCCATCCCGAGGAGAGCGAGGTTGCCGCGGAGATGCAGGTCGAAGAGCCCGGCAAGTACGCACTGAAGGTCCGTTGAGTCCGTGACCGACGAACCAGACGAGACGGCCACGGGGGACACGGCCGACGACGAAGAGCCGTCGGCGGATGTCGTCGTCACACTCCAGCAGTCCCTCCGTGGCGAACTGAAAGAGCCGTTCGGGCCGCTCTACACCGACGCGGAGACGCTGTTGGCCGACGCCGACGACCCGCTCGTCGCAGTCGGAGACATCGTGACGTACCACCTCGTGCGCGCCGGGCAGGTGCCGGACGTGGCACTGGTCGACGGCCACACCAAACGCTCGACGGTCGAAGACCACGTACAGGAGGCCATCGACAGTGGCGTGTTCGACCGCGAGGTGCGGGTGCCGAACCCGCCAGCGACGCTGTCGGCCGACCTGTTGACCGCGCTCCGCGACGCGCTCGACGCCGACGGGTCGACGGTCGTCGTCGTGGACGGCGAGGAGGACTTGGGGGCACTCCCCGCTATCGTCGCCGCGCCGGACGCCGCAAGCGTCGTCTACGGACAGCCAGACGAAGGGATGGTATTGGTCACCTGTGACGCGGAGACGGTCGATGTGGTGCGTGACCTCCTCACACGGATGGACGGGGACACCGGCCGTCTGTGGGGACTCCTCGGACTCGCCGACTGAGTGCGGGCTTCGAAATCCTTTTACTCGCTTCGCAGGGAGGTAGAGGTATCATGGATATCGATATCGTCGAGGAAGCCGAGAACCCGATGCTACACCGGACCGACGTGCGCTTCGAGATGGTCCACGAGGACGCCACGCCCTCCCGACTCTCCGTGCGTGACAGTCTCGCCGCCAAACTCAACAAGGAGGCCGAAGAGGTCGTCGTCCACGAACTCGACACGAAGTTCGGGATGCGCAAGACCGTCGGCTACGCGAAGGTCTACGAGACGCCCGAGCACGCGCAGGACGTCGAGCAGGACCACATGCTCGAACGCAACAAGATTACGGCCGACGGCGAGGAGGCCGAGGAAGAGGCGGAGGAGGCATAGATGCCCCGTCACGAGTTCTACGACGACGACGGCACCACCGAGAAGGAGATGTGCCCACGCTGTGGCGACGCCTTCCTCGCGGACCACGGCGACCGCCAGCACTGCGGCCGGTGTGGCTACACCGAGTGGCAGTAGGGCGATGGACCGTGCGGGGCCGGGCCGAGTGACGATGTGTGACCAGCCGTGAGTTCCTCGCTTCGCGTCCTCGGCATCGAAGGGACCGCGTGGGCGGCCAGCGCGGCCGTCTACGACGCCGACACCGACGACGTTCACATCGAGACGGAGGCGTACGAACCGGAGAGCGGCGGCATCCATCCGCGCGAGGCCGCCGAACACATGGGCGAACACGTCCCGCAGGTCATCGAGCGGGCACTCGCTCACGCCCGGTCGCTGGCCGACGACGACCCGACGCGTGACCTGTCGGCCGGCGACCCGCCAGTCGACGCCGTGGCGTTCTCGCGTGGGCCGGGACTGGGGCCGTGTCTGCGCATCGTCGGGACGGCCGCCCGCGCCCTCGCCCAGCGGTTCGACGTACCGCTGGTGGGCGTCAACCACATGGTCGCACATCTGGAAATCGGCCGCCACCGCTCGGGGTTTTCCTCGCCAGTCTGTTTGAACGCGAGCGGCGCGAACGCCCACGTCCTCGCGTACCGGAACGGCCGCTATCGCGTCCTCGGGGAGACGATGGACACCGGTGTCGGCAACGCACTCGACAAGTTCACGCGCCACGTCGGGTGGTCCCATCCCGGCGGGCCGAAGGTCGAAGCGGCCGCCGCCGAGGGCGAGTACCACGAACTCCCGTACGTCGTCAAGGGGATGGACTTCTCGTTTTCCGGTATCATGAGCGCGGCCAAGCAGGCGTCCGACGACGGCGTCCCCGTCGAGGACGTTTGCTGTGGGTTACAGGAGAACGTCTTCGCCATGCTGACCGAAGTCACGGAGCGCGCGCTGTCGCTGACCGGGAGCGACGAACTCGTCCTCGGCGGCGGCGTCGGGCAGAACGAGCGACTCCGCGAGATGCTCGAAGCGGTGTGTGCCCAGCGCGGGGCGGAGTTTTTCGCCCCCGAGGACCGCTTCCTCCGGGACAACGCCGGGATGATAGCGGTGCTGGGTGCGACGATGTACGAGGCGGGCGACACCATCCCAATCGAGGAGTCGGCCGTCGACCCGGACTTCCGCCCGGACGAGGTGCCCGTGACGTGGCGGCGCGGGGAGACGACGAACCCGTCGACTGCCGACGACGGGACGGTGCAGGGTGCAGAGGCGACGGTCGAAATCGGGGCCAACCGCGTGGTCAAGACACGCAACCCGCGGACGTACCGCCACCCCACCCTCGACGAGCGGTTACGGGTCGAGCGGACGCGGGAGGAGGCACGGCTGACGACCGACGCGCGCCGCCACGGCGTTCCGACACCGGTGGTTCTGGACGTGGACCCCGCGGCGGGTCGGTTGGTCTTCGAGACGGTGGGCGACGCCGACTTGCGGGACCAGTTGACCGCGGACCGCGTGCGTGCGGTCGCACGACACCTCGCCGCCGTCCACGGGGCCGGGTTCGTCCACGGCGACCCGACGACCCGGAACGTCCGGGTGAGCCGTTCGGATGCGGGCGACGACGGGCGGACGTACCTCATCGACTTCGGCCTCGGCTACTACACCGACGACGTGGAGGACTACGCGATGGACCTCCACGTCCTCGGCCAGTCGCTCGCGGGGACGGCCGACGACGCGGAGGCGTTGTTCGCCGCCGCCGCGGACGCCTACCGGACGGCGGGTGACCCGGCCGTCGTCGACCACCTGCGGGACATCGAGGGCCGCGGTCGCTACCAGTGACGCGGGGTAAACGACTTAACGCCGCCAGTCGAACGGACAGGCATGGCAGACAAGCCGCAGTCCGGCGAACTCTTCGGCGTGCCGTACAACTTCGAGCGACCGAGTGTCAGACGGCTCCTGTCGTCGTACTGGCGACCCGACGAGGGGATGCTCGTGGAGAAGCCCTTCGGCATCGGGTACACGCTGAACCTCGCCAACTGGCGGTCGTGGGTCGTGCTGGCCGTCGCCGCCGTCCTCTTCTGGCAACAGCGCGACGGCGGCGAGGGCGGTGACCGCGAGGAGGACGAACCCGTCGAAGTCGTCGTGGACTAATCGACGCGCATTTCTCCGGCCCGGCCCCAGCGGGCGTATGCTCCGGTTCGTCACGACGAACGAGGGGAAGGTCCGCGAGGCCCGCGAGTATCTGGACGGTGTCGAGCAGTTGGACTTCGACTACACGGAGGTGCAGGCCGAGGACTTGCGAACCGTCGCGGCCCACGGCGCGCGGGAGGCGTATCGCTACGCGGGCGAACCGGTCCTCGTCGACGACGCGGGCCTGTTCGTCGACGCCTTCGACGGATTTCCCGGCCCATACTCCTCGTACGTCGAGGACACCGTCGGCGTCGAGCGCGTCTGGCGGCTGGTCGCGGACGAGGACGACCGCTCGGCGGCGTTCAAGACGGTGCTTGCGTACTGCGACGGTGCCGAGTTCGACGCGTCACCGGAACCGGTCGACCGTGACGACGCGACGCCCGAGCGACGCGGACAGGACCGAACCGTCGACGAGCGAGCGGCGGCGACGACGGACGACCAGGTGGCCGAGGGCGACCTCCCGGTGAAGATATTCGAGGGGTACGTCCCGGGGGAACTCGTCGCGCCCCGCGGCGACGGCGGGTTCGGCTACGACCCCATCTTCGAACACGACGGGCGGACATTCGCGGAGATGACGCCCGCCGAGAAGAACGCAGTCTCACACCGCGGACGGGCACTGGCGAAGTTCGGGGAGTGGTTTCAGGAGCGGTAGCGACTGAAACGTCGAACGACGAGCGAAGCGAGTCTGTCGGGAGTACGCCGAGCGGTAGCGAGGCGTCCCGGACCAGTCGCAGTCCGGGCGCGCAGCGCGAGAAGCACCCCGAACCGTCTGGGCGTGGTTTCAGGAGCGGTAGCGACTGAAACCCGCCGGACAGTGCGGCGGCTGAACCGTCACGCCCGTGGGTCGCGGTCCGGGCCGGGGAAGGTGCCGCCCTCTGTCAGTTCGTACATCGACTCGGGGTCGAACAGCGAGACGAACGCCCGCGGTTCGCGGACGCTCACGTCGGCGTAGGCCCGGAGGGAGGCCCCGGTTTCGACGCTCGTCAGCGCGTCGTCGAACGAGAGGACGTGTGCGGCGTCGCCGCGGTACGCCGAGGCGAGAGCCGGGTGGTCGCCCTCGGGATGGGACACCGAGTCGCGGAGGTTCTCGATTTTCTCGCGCCAGTCGGCCGCGAGCGTGGCGTCCGCACACGTCGCGACGACGGCTTCGGCGTCGGCCAGTAGCGGGTCACTCGCCACGAGCGTGACCCACGAGTGTGCGCGGGCGAGGTCGATAGCCTCGCGTGCGGGGCCGCCGACGAGGAGGTCGGCGGCGAGTACGTCGGCGTCGGCGACGAACCGCGCCGGGGTCGGTCGGGCGTCAGGCATCGTCGCTCCGTCGCTCCGCGAGCGTCGTGCGGACGGTTTCGAGGTCCGTCTCGTACTCGCTCGCTCGCTCGAACAGGTCGGCCCACGTCATACCCGTCGGTCGGAGCGCGAGCCGTGAAAAGCCACCGTTCAGGCGAGCCAGCGGGTGTGGACCAGCCAGTAGGCTGTCCCGGCGAGGAACGCGACGCCGACGTTGGTCACGACGGCGAGCAGACCGATGGCCGCAACCACCCACGGGTGGTCGGTGTCGAAGGCGACACGGCCCAACTGGGCGGCGACGACGGCCAAGAGGACGCCGAGCACCGCCATAGGGAAGGCGAGCCAGACGGTCGCAACCACCGCCGCGCCGGCGTACAACACACCCAACAGGAGGTTCGCCGTCCCGGTTCGCGCGCCGAAGGCGTACTTTCCGGCCAAGCCGCCGCTCCCGTGGCACATCGGGAGGCCACCCAGCGGGACGGCCGCGAGCGTCATCACGCCCATGCTGAGCGAGAGGCTGTCGGTCGACACGTCGGCGTCGAACAGGTCCGAGAGGAGCAAGGAGGTGGCGACGGCGGCGTTGCCGACGGTCATCGCGAGTTGTGCGGCCGTCCCTTCGAGCGCGGCGACGGAGAGGACGGGGCGGC
This genomic window contains:
- a CDS encoding translation initiation factor IF-2 subunit gamma translates to MTSEHRQPEVNIGLVGHVDHGKTTLVQALSGEWTDQHSEEMKRGISIRLGYADATFRECPDEDEPDRYTVEEECDDGTPSEPLRTVSFVDAPGHETLMATMLSGASIMDGAVLVISASEPVPQAQTEEHLMALDIIGIDNIVIAQNKIDLVDRDRAAENYEEIQEFVSGTVAEGAPVVPVSAQQGVNMDLLMQAIEEEIPTPERDPDADARMFVARSFDINRPGTTWDSLSGGVLGGSLVQGSLDEGDDIELRPGREVEEGGQTEWRPVETTVRSLQAGGEDVASATPGGLLGVGTGLDPSLTKGDALAGQVAGPSGSLPPVHEEFTMDVDLLERIVGDVEEEVEEISTGEPLMLTVGTATTVGSVTSARGGECEVALKRPICAEEGAAIAINRRVGARWRLIGVGTLRG
- a CDS encoding PIN domain-containing protein gives rise to the protein MRVAMDTSALMLPVEADVRVFEELDRLLGTYETVVPEAVVAELEKLAEGNGAEGTAASVGRDLAERCRTVDHEESYADDALLELAREDEADCVVTNDRPLRDRLLDSGVPVIGLRGRNKLAVTQP
- a CDS encoding DNA-directed RNA polymerase; the protein is MYKRVTLRDTVEVPPEHLADVNPDLVKQLLQDKLEGLMDEDVGSVVSVIEVHDIGDGAVLPNRPGVYYEAEFDALTFDPQMQEVVDGEIVEVVNFGAFVGIGPVDGLLHVSQISDEYLAYDGENNMLASRDSDQTIGEGDAVRARIVTKSIDERNPRDSKIGLTAKQVGLGKHGWLDEERKEREATAGE
- the spt4 gene encoding transcription elongation factor subunit Spt4, whose amino-acid sequence is MADRLVCRECHRVQDAEQEEACVACGSTSLTEDWAGYVIITHPEESEVAAEMQVEEPGKYALKVR
- a CDS encoding GTP-dependent dephospho-CoA kinase family protein is translated as MTDEPDETATGDTADDEEPSADVVVTLQQSLRGELKEPFGPLYTDAETLLADADDPLVAVGDIVTYHLVRAGQVPDVALVDGHTKRSTVEDHVQEAIDSGVFDREVRVPNPPATLSADLLTALRDALDADGSTVVVVDGEEDLGALPAIVAAPDAASVVYGQPDEGMVLVTCDAETVDVVRDLLTRMDGDTGRLWGLLGLAD
- a CDS encoding 30S ribosomal protein S24e: MDIDIVEEAENPMLHRTDVRFEMVHEDATPSRLSVRDSLAAKLNKEAEEVVVHELDTKFGMRKTVGYAKVYETPEHAQDVEQDHMLERNKITADGEEAEEEAEEA
- a CDS encoding 30S ribosomal protein S27ae — its product is MPRHEFYDDDGTTEKEMCPRCGDAFLADHGDRQHCGRCGYTEWQ
- a CDS encoding bifunctional N(6)-L-threonylcarbamoyladenine synthase/serine/threonine protein kinase, whose product is MSSSLRVLGIEGTAWAASAAVYDADTDDVHIETEAYEPESGGIHPREAAEHMGEHVPQVIERALAHARSLADDDPTRDLSAGDPPVDAVAFSRGPGLGPCLRIVGTAARALAQRFDVPLVGVNHMVAHLEIGRHRSGFSSPVCLNASGANAHVLAYRNGRYRVLGETMDTGVGNALDKFTRHVGWSHPGGPKVEAAAAEGEYHELPYVVKGMDFSFSGIMSAAKQASDDGVPVEDVCCGLQENVFAMLTEVTERALSLTGSDELVLGGGVGQNERLREMLEAVCAQRGAEFFAPEDRFLRDNAGMIAVLGATMYEAGDTIPIEESAVDPDFRPDEVPVTWRRGETTNPSTADDGTVQGAEATVEIGANRVVKTRNPRTYRHPTLDERLRVERTREEARLTTDARRHGVPTPVVLDVDPAAGRLVFETVGDADLRDQLTADRVRAVARHLAAVHGAGFVHGDPTTRNVRVSRSDAGDDGRTYLIDFGLGYYTDDVEDYAMDLHVLGQSLAGTADDAEALFAAAADAYRTAGDPAVVDHLRDIEGRGRYQ
- a CDS encoding DUF5808 domain-containing protein, translating into MADKPQSGELFGVPYNFERPSVRRLLSSYWRPDEGMLVEKPFGIGYTLNLANWRSWVVLAVAAVLFWQQRDGGEGGDREEDEPVEVVVD
- a CDS encoding non-canonical purine NTP pyrophosphatase; amino-acid sequence: MLRFVTTNEGKVREAREYLDGVEQLDFDYTEVQAEDLRTVAAHGAREAYRYAGEPVLVDDAGLFVDAFDGFPGPYSSYVEDTVGVERVWRLVADEDDRSAAFKTVLAYCDGAEFDASPEPVDRDDATPERRGQDRTVDERAAATTDDQVAEGDLPVKIFEGYVPGELVAPRGDGGFGYDPIFEHDGRTFAEMTPAEKNAVSHRGRALAKFGEWFQER
- a CDS encoding DUF7384 family protein encodes the protein MPDARPTPARFVADADVLAADLLVGGPAREAIDLARAHSWVTLVASDPLLADAEAVVATCADATLAADWREKIENLRDSVSHPEGDHPALASAYRGDAAHVLSFDDALTSVETGASLRAYADVSVREPRAFVSLFDPESMYELTEGGTFPGPDRDPRA